In Hahella sp. HNIBRBA332, the genomic window TCAGCGAGGAAGAAAAGCTCAAAGAGGTTAACCTCAATAAACGCCAGGAAATTGTTCATCAATTACGCAGCTTCATCGACTCCGTGGACTGGGACGCCCCAGACTGGAAAATGGTGGACAAAATCAATCGCAAAGCGCGGGAAGAATGGCGTCAGTACTACCCGGTTGATCCGCAACACGGCAAGCAGGCGCAAAAGCATTTCAATGAATTGCTGAAGTCCCTGGATGAACGGCTCAGCGGTGAAAAAGCGCGTAATCAGGCGATTAAAGCCGACATTGTTAAACGCGCAGAAGCCTTGATCGCGGAGGAGGACATCCGTACCGCCACCCATCAGGCCAAAGCGTTGCAGAAAGAATGGCAATCAGCAGGCATTACCGATCATCGTGAAGACCGACGCCTGTGGAGCGAGTTCCGCAAAGCTTGCGACCAAATCTTCGGTCGCCTGAACGAGACTCGTCAAAAGCATCATGAAGAGCAGCAACATAACGTACAAAGAGCAGAAGAGCTGGTGACCGCCGCTATCGCGCTGGCGGAGCATCCAGACGACAGCACGGAAAGTGCTCTGGCGTCGCTGTCTGAAGCCTTCAGCGACTTGGGGCACTTAGGCGATCACGGCAAGGAGTTGCACGGCCGCTTCAAAAACGCTGTGAGAACCTGCCGTAAAGCATTGGAGCAGCGCACTCGAACGTCCTATATCCATTATTGGGGCGGCATCCTTGATAACGGCGCGCACATCCGGACGCTAACAGATGCTCAAAGCGTTGAGTGGCCGACTGAACTGGACGAGCTGCAGGCGCAGCATAAAGCCCAGTTTGAAAACGCGCTATCTCAATTCGCACAAGCGGGAAGCCTGAATGAGATATCGCAGGACGAAGCCCGCGACCTCGTTCTTACTGCGGAAATTCTGGCGGAAATGGAAAGCCCGGCGGAGGAAAAAACCCGGCGCATGCAGCTGCAGGTAGAGCGACTCACCGCCGGCATGCAGCAATCCGCACCGTTGGAAAACCCTATCAGTAAGTTTGAGCAGATCGTCCTACAATGGGCGACCGCCAAGACAGCAGACAGTGACGCCGCGCAGGACCTGGATAAACGCTTACGTACAGCTCTTGAGGGCATTGTCGTCAAGTTACAACCACACCCTCATCGCGACTGATTCGCGCTTATAAAACCAAAGCCTCGCCGCCGCTAATCAATGCGGCGGAGGGCTGCGATGAAACTTTCCTGTAGCCCAACCTCAAAGCACTTAGTCTCGATGCCCTTCTTTTACGTATGTAACCGCTTTGCCGACCGCGCTAACGACTTCCTCCTGCATCTTCAAAAACTCATCTGAAGAAAGGTAGAACGCCATATCCACACCGTGGCGAAAGTAACGGGCGGGTAAGTGGTTTAACGCAACACAGACAGCGTCGGTCAGAAAGTCCTCATCGGGCTCCTGCCCTTCCATTTGCTTGGCCAGCTCCTCCAACACTAATTTTTCATAGTAGTTATAAACATTGTCGAGAATAGACATAGCGCCTCCTGATAACCCCTTTTCATCTCACACCTGCAGTCAGATTCCGGCGAACAGCCATGACCCATTTTTGACCTTCGCTCCGAATTAATAATAGACCAGACCTTTCGCCCCGCCATTGCGGGCTCGCGTATCTGAGCAAACTGTATGTTTTCGCCAATGGGGTTGTTTGTTCCTGTCATTTCTCCGCAAAGGCCCCTCGCATAAGGTGAATAACGTCATCAGCGTTCAATAAAACAAGAAGGTACGATTCATGGACACAGACGCTTTCATCTATGACAGTGTTCGCACGCCGCGTGGTCGGGGCAAGAAAGACGGAGCCCTTTACGAAGTAAAACCCGTCAACCTGCTCGCAGGGATACTGAGCGCCTTGCAGCAACGCAACCAGCTCGACACTCAACAAGTGGACGATATTGTGATGGGGTGCGTCACGCCTGTCGGCGATCAAGGCGCGGATATCGCCAAAACCGCCGCTCTTGTCGCCGGCTGGAGTAATGAGGCCGCAGGCGTCACGCTAAGCCGCTTTTGTGCGTCAGGCCTGGAGGCAGTGAACCTTGCTGCAATGAAGATCCGTTCCGGATGGGAGGATCTGGTGGTTGCAGGCGGTGTTGAGTCCATGTCCCGGGTTCCTATGGGCAGCGACGGCGGCGCCTGGGCGCTGGACCCCGCGACCAATCTACGCACCCACTTTATTCCGCAGGGCGTCAGCGCCGACCTGATCGCGACGATAGAGGGATTTTCCCGCGCGCAGGTGGATGAATTTGCGGTGAAATCTCAACGCAAAGCCTCAGAAGCAAGAAGCCAGGGGCTCTTCAAGAAGTCCATTGTCCCAGTAACAGATCAGAACGACCTTATCCTTCTGGAAGAAGACGAACTGATTCGCCCGGAAACCTCACTGGAGGGACTGTCGCAATTGAAGCCATCTTTCCAGATGATGGGAGAGATGGGATTCGACTTTGTGCCGAAAGAGAAGTATCCCTTCGTTGAACGCATAAGCCATGTGCACACTCCCGGTAACTCCTCCGGCATTGTCGACGGCGCAGCGGCGCTCTTGATCGGTTCAAAGCAAAAAGGCGCTCAACTGGGCTTGAAGCCCCGCGCTCGCATCGTTGCCACGGCTGTCACCGGTTCCGATCCTACGATAATGCTGACCGGCCCCGCCCCCGCCACCCGTAAAGCGTTGCAGAAAGCGGGGTTGTCCGTATCCGATATAGATCTGTTTGAGGTGAACGAGGCTTTCGCCGCGGTTGTCCTTAAGTTTCAGAGAGAAATGGCCGTACCTGACGACAAGGTCAATGTAAACGGCGGGGCCATCGCCATGGGGCATCCTCTCGGCGCTACAGGCGCCATGATCCTCGGTTCATTGCTGGACGAATTGGAGCGCCGTCAACTGCGATATGGTCTGGCCACTCTCTGCGTAGGTGGAGGCATGGGCATCGCCACCATCATCGAACGACTCTGAACAGCGCGTCGGACACAACTACCGGACAATGACAAGCGAGAGATGACATGACTGCCATACGCTACGAAAAAGACCAAGAAAACATCGTCCTTCTGACCATGGACATGCCCGGCCAAAGCGCCAATACAATGAATGCGGAGTTCCGCA contains:
- a CDS encoding acetyl-CoA C-acetyltransferase translates to MDTDAFIYDSVRTPRGRGKKDGALYEVKPVNLLAGILSALQQRNQLDTQQVDDIVMGCVTPVGDQGADIAKTAALVAGWSNEAAGVTLSRFCASGLEAVNLAAMKIRSGWEDLVVAGGVESMSRVPMGSDGGAWALDPATNLRTHFIPQGVSADLIATIEGFSRAQVDEFAVKSQRKASEARSQGLFKKSIVPVTDQNDLILLEEDELIRPETSLEGLSQLKPSFQMMGEMGFDFVPKEKYPFVERISHVHTPGNSSGIVDGAAALLIGSKQKGAQLGLKPRARIVATAVTGSDPTIMLTGPAPATRKALQKAGLSVSDIDLFEVNEAFAAVVLKFQREMAVPDDKVNVNGGAIAMGHPLGATGAMILGSLLDELERRQLRYGLATLCVGGGMGIATIIERL
- a CDS encoding late competence development ComFB family protein codes for the protein MSILDNVYNYYEKLVLEELAKQMEGQEPDEDFLTDAVCVALNHLPARYFRHGVDMAFYLSSDEFLKMQEEVVSAVGKAVTYVKEGHRD